A genomic window from Silene latifolia isolate original U9 population chromosome Y, ASM4854445v1, whole genome shotgun sequence includes:
- the LOC141630059 gene encoding uncharacterized protein LOC141630059 has product MDPKDQEKTAFRSDRGLYCYNVMPFGLKNDGSIYQRLVNRIFQEEIGRTMEVYIDDMLESPQKPKDVQRLTGWVAALNRFISRFSDRCRLFYDILRKSQKFEWTSEHEKAFGELKHYLSTPPLLSKPEQGEPLYLYLSVTEAAVSAVLVREHEVVTNYLLRTIIRKPELSGRMVKWSVHLSGYDLKFEPRTAIKSQALADFVSDFSPTLQEHADSEILTLSKAKGEQVWELHVDGASNTKGAGVGLLLKSPQGEQIIQAVWCEFKATNNEAEYEALILGLQLALEMQINHINVYSDSQLIVNHVNNVYTARDPIMVAYLEVAKELKLRFASFNIQQILRDQNVEADALATLGAAFTPGAVGTIPFIHVMKPAIQQNAQQDASKAATTQWTYEAGILCTPTPQEETDDWRKP; this is encoded by the exons ATGGACCCTAAGGATCAGGAGAAAACAGCCTTCAGATCTGACAGAGGCCTGTACTGCTACAATGTGATGCCTTTTGGCCTCAAAAATGATGGGTCCATCTATCAGCGCCTGGTGAACAGAATCTTCCAGGAGGAGATAGGGAGAAcaatggaagtctacattgacgatatg TTAGAATCTCCTCAGAAGCCAAAGGATGTACAGAGGCTCACAGGATGGGTAGCAGCCCTAAACCGGTTCATATCAAGGTTCTCAGACAGGTGCCGACTTTTCTATGACATCCTGaggaagagccagaagtttgaatggacgtCGGAGCATGAAAAGGCGTTTGGGGAACTCAAGCATTACCTAAGCACCCCTCCTCTTCTCTCCAAGCCAGAACAGGGAGAACCACTGTACTTGTATCTGTCGGTAACGGAGGCGGCTGTAAGCGCTGTACTGGTACGAGAGCACGAGG tcgtgaccaactacctCTTGAGAACCATAATAAGGAAACCCGAACTGTCAGGGAGAATGGTTAAATGGTCTGTCCACCTAAGTGGGTACGACCTGAAATTTGAACCCCGAACAGCCATAAAGTCCCAAGCTCTAGCTGACTTCGTGTCAGACTTTAGCCCCACCCTTCAAGAACACGCGGACAGTGAAATCTTGACCCTAAGTAAGGCTAAAGGGGAGCAGGTATGGGAATTACatgttgatggggcatccaacacAAAGGGAGCAGGGGTAGGGCTGCTCCTGAAATCACCTCAGGGGGAACAGATAATACAGGCTGTATGGTGTGAGTTCAAAGCAACGAATAACGAGGCTGAATACGAGGCCCTAATCTTAGGACTCCAACTAGCCTTAGAAATGCAAATTAACCACATCAACGTGTACAGTGACTCCCAACTGATTGTGAACCACGTAAATAACGTATACACAGCCAGGGATCCTATAATGGTAGCCTACCTGGAAGTGGCAAAGGAGCTCAAACTCCGCTTTGCCTCCTTCAACATCCAGCAGATACTAAGGGACCAGAACGTTGAAGCAGATGCTCTCGCCACCCTGGGAGCAGCCTTCACTCCAGGGGCAGTGGGTACTATACCATTCATACATGTCATGAAACCTGCCATACAGCAGAATGCACAGCAAGACGCCAGTAAGGCTGCAACCACCCAGTGGACATACGAAGCAGGGATACTGTGTACTCCCACACCCCAGGAAGAAACTGATGATTGGCGCAAGCCTTAA